The Capra hircus breed San Clemente chromosome 22, ASM170441v1, whole genome shotgun sequence DNA segment AGCCGGTGGCCAGAGTTCTGTCCTTAAGAAAGGCCTGGCCGCCCACAGTCCCCCGCGCGATTCTACATGGGCCAGGGAGAATGAGCAGTGGTCTGCAACAACTGCGACCCAGCTCCCGCTCTTGCTGGGGGCAGAGCCAGATCTGAGCGGCAGGCCAGCGGACCAATGCAGAGCCGGCTCTGGGCCTGACAGCCAATCCGAGGCCGGGGGCGCGGGGCTGGCAGGGAGGAGAATAGCTGGAGCATCGCGGAGACGCTAGGCTGCTGGCCTCAGCCCCACCCCCGCGGTGGGTCCCGGCCGGGCCTGTCCCTGTCCAGGCTGGCAGAGCTAGCGCTCGGCTGTGGGCGGTGCGACGTCACAGGCACAGCCCAGGAGGTCCACCCAGGGAGGGCGGACCTCGGGTCGGACCCGCCGCCCCCTACCCTAGGACCTGGGGGGTCTCCCCCCCAACCTTGCCCCCGCCTCCTGCCGGTCGCCACCACCCCTAACCTCTCCGGCTGAGCTCGGCGTCCCAGAGAGGATTAAGTAAGTGCTGAGGTCGCCGCTTCTGTGCAAGAATGGAGGAATCAGAGGGAcgaaggtggggatggggatTGGAGTAGCGAGGAATGATGAACCTGGTGGAGAACGGTATGTGGGTTCTCGGAGGTCGTAGCGCCCAACCCTTTTCCTCCCCGATTCCTTCTCTTGCCCTTTGGAACATGAGGCAGTCCTGAACAGTGATGAGCAGGGCCCTTTCCCTcctttggaaggaaaaataaacagagcCCCAGAGCAAGTGTTAAGGGtctggcccaaggtcacatctCGGAGTCAGTGGCAGAACCAAGAAAGAACCTGGGACTCCCGACAAGCCCAGCCTACCTAGAGGCAGAGGACAGAGAGCGGCGATGAGCCTCTCCCATCCCGTGTTTCTGTGCCAGCCTTGCCCCTTCCTAAGGGGCCATCCTGGGTGTGTGTGCCCACctcacacacacccatgcacccACATGGGAGGCATCCCACATATACCCATGAGCTGGCGCACAGCGTGTGTGTGCAGCCATGATCTGTGCAGTCCTCCTCTCCCTAGGCCTGCCTTTCTGCAGTTTGGCTGGGACTTCTTCCCACTCCGTCTTATCCAGGGCCTTTTGGCCTGGGAAGGCCAAAGTCACAGGCTGGACTGGGCATATCGCCCACCCTCTGCTCccaagggaagagggaggggtagGAGAAGTCATCTCAGAGTGGGAGCTCCATTCTTACCTCTGAAGATTCACTCTCCTTGACTGTCTCCTGGTCCCTGGCAGCCTCTGTCTCCCCTGTAGGGGTCCAGGGACCCAagagcctacagagaaagcccaTCAGAGGCCCTGAATtactcctttctctccttcttgtCTTCTGGCCTTGCCACACCTGTCCCTGCCCTCCTTCCAAGCACGGGCTGGATGACACACAGCAGAGTGGGTGCAGGGGCTTCTGTGGCCCCCCTTTCCCAAATGGAGTGACCAGAGTGAGAAGAGCTTACACTTACTGGGTGCTTACTGTGGGATAAGGGTTGTGCTGAGCTAAGTCATTTCTAGGGACTACTTCATTCTGATATGTCAGTGACCCTCTCACCCTTTCTGTGAGGGAGGTGCCCTTAATGCCTACAGCTTAGACTCAGGGAAACTGAGACAGGGAGAGGTGGTTGACTTGCCTAGGGTCACTCAGTTAAGTAGCTTGAACCAGAATTCACAGACAGGCTTGTCTGATCATTGTGCAAGGAAAAAgctgcagttttgtttttttttttttttctccaagcaGGAGGTGAGGgatggtggggggggcggggagcaggACGTATGAAGTTGAAGAGTGTGGGGAGTAGGGGCTGGGGTGGAGAGTGGACTTTTTCTTTCAAGCCTCCCCACTACCTTTCAGATTTTCCAAGTATGATCACTGTGATCATCTTACCCACAAAGAGGGGGCAGGGCTTCATTTTCATGTCCCTAAATGCAAGTGGGATCTATAGTATATGAAGACATATCCCGATGGTCCCTGAACTTTCCCTTGCCCTCAAACTTTGATTTCCCCTGTGCCTTCAGAACTTAGGGGAACTTCGTCTCACCACAGAGTCCTGTCCTTagcctcctgtttttttttttttttctttccagcacCCACGGAGCTCCCTTTCAAGGACGTGGCCCCCTGTATGGGTAGTGGGGGCCATAGGTTGGGACACCCCCGGTGTCAAAAGTGAGTGGGCAGGTTGGCTGACCACAAGCAGTCTCTCAGCATCAGCATGGACTCCAGGATCCCATCTGCTCGGGGCTGGATCAGCAGCCGCCCACCCACCTCCGAGTCTGACCTGGAGCCTGCCTCAGACGGGCCAGCTTCCGAGACCACCACCCTCAGCCCAGAAGCCACCAGCTTTAATGACACCAGAATCCCTGACGTGGCTGGTGGCACCGCCGGCGTGGGCACAATGCTTCTGTCCTTCGGGATCATCACCGTCATCGGCCTGACTGTGGCCATGGTGAGAGCTGGGGCAGACTGGGGTTGGCCCGCATGGCTGTCACTTGGCAGAAGGGTGATCAGCGGTTAGATTTTAGAGAATCTAGTCAGAACGCAATGGTCTGTTAGTGATAGTACAATCCTTCCCTTTCCGAAGGATTTGTTTATATGGGGGCCCAGAGACCAGAGGGGCTGCCTccaatcagaagaaaaagaaaaaaaagctaggTCGTGAAGGCCATGTAGGAGTTGGGGTGGAGGATGTTTCAGATGTTTCAGATGGAGGGTCTTGATGGGCAGAAGTGTGGAAGCAGACAGCAGGCTCTGTGAGCAGTGAGCAGGACAGCGAGGCAAGTGAGCATGGGGGCCTTACAGGAGTAGAGGCCAGAAGATAATTGGGAAAGATCATGGGCTGCAGGGTCTGGATAGGATGCTCTGGGCACAGCAGCGTGCTGgcagtgttcattcattcacttggcaGTTATTTCATGGGCACTTGCCCTGGATCAAGCCTTCAGGACCACAGGGATGAGGGAGAAAAGGTTCTGCAGTTCTTACAGGGAGTGAGAGATAAATACAACCAAAGGTGCCAAGGGTAGCCCATACAGACTGGCTTGGGGAACTGGGTGGGGATTGGGGGCCTTCCTAGACTGGTGGTCAGGGACAGCTGAGGAGGCGACATTAGGGCTGAGACCTCACAGTGGAGACCTGGCCCCAGTGTCACAGGAAGGGCAGAGTCGGACCAGGATCAGGGCAGAGATGAGCTGGGCTGAGGCTCCAGGTGTCCCTCTGAGAGTGGATACAGTGCTTCCAGATCTGGGATCTGGCGCTGAAAATATGGTCTCTCCCTTGGgaattccctgtggtccagtggttaggacttggtgctttcactgccatggtcctgggttcagtccctggttgggaactaagatcctgcagccaaaaaaaaaaagacatggacTCCCTCTTTAAGATGATGCATGGACACTCAGAATGTCACCAGGGAGATTGTGTAAGCTGAAACCTGGAAGGGCAGGGGTGCACTGTAGGTCCCCCAGCAGGCCCAGCAATGGTGGCATTTGGCCTGCTGCCCCTCACGAGCTCTGACAGCCGGCCTAAGACCTAGGAGCATGTTGCTCTGACAAATAGGGCTGTGGATGGTCCATCATGGCTGGAGCTGCTGGTAAACCATGGTTACCATATGGGCCCCACAGGCTCCGGATCGCTGCCAGGGAGCAACTGCTGTCCAGCAGGCAGGGCCAGGACATAGCACACAGAGCAAGGCCAGGGCCTGCACAGGCTTCTGGGGCAGGGGCAAGGCAAAAGGCCAATGTTTGGCACCCACGTGGTGGTTAAACAGGCAGAGCCACCAGAACGTCAGGGATAAAGCAGGGGCTAGACCCAAAGATTTGATCCTGGGAACTTGGGAAGACTTCCTTACTCTTCATTCTGGAGGCACATTCAGAGGGCCAGGGTGCATGGCTTTATGTCCCAAAGCAGAGAGATAGGGAGCTTATGGGGCAAAGGCAGTGGAGGGCAGAAAACAGCTCCTGGGCCAGGGCCAGGTCCAGAGAGGTAGGTTCCTTGAGTACTAGGGAATCTGCCTTCATGCCAGCCATGAGCCAGGCCATGCTGTGCGCAAGGAGGAGCAAATCAGTGCCAGGCAGTGTGCCTCACATCAGAGGAGCAGtgctggagggcttcctggaagaggtggggCTGCAGCTCGACAGTGAAGGGTGGGAAAGATTTGGAAAGGAAGATGTGTTGGGGGAAGGTATTATTATTTGGGGCAGAAGGAGCAGCAAGGATGAAGGGTGGAGACTGGTTCTAGCGTCTCTTGAAGATCCTTCTGTATCACAGGccatggggcagggcagggagtgcAGACCACTGGGGCTGGAGCTGCTGGTTCAGGGCAGGCAGGGGCTGGGCCAGAGACCTGGAGCTCCTGTCACCTCCCACTCACAGGAAAGCAAGGGGCCTGCTCACATCCTGGGGGTGGAAGGAGGAGCAAGGGGCACCTCAGTTTCTTTCCACCTTTGGCGTCCCCCAGGAATGAGCAGCAGGAGGAGCTCTGGGCCAGGCTGGAAACACCAGATTCAAGCTGTGAATGAGCCACCAAGAGTATAGGAGCCACGGCAGATTTAGGACAGACTCTTGGAACAGGGCTTTCCCCCAGGCAGAAGTGGTCATGTTCCTGGGAGTCAAAACACACCAGTTTAGGGATGAGCAAGATGGTGGCAGATGTCCTTGGGGTCCCTGCCCAGGTGGTCACCCGTGTCTCACCCCcatcttccccttcctccctacttctttcctcccctcctcctgcctgctcccccctcctccctcgcCCCCACTGCCCTGTACCAGGCTTTCCTGCTCCAGCCCGGAGCTCTTGGGTCCAGATGTTTTCTCAGGCTGCCCAGGCCTTTATCTCCAAGTCTGTACAATGGTGGGTGAGGACCCAGGGGTCTTCTTAGgttcctccagcatcagggttcaaGAGTTTGGTCTGGGCTGTTGTCTAGGGCCTCAGGTCCTCCTCCTCAACCCCTTTCCACTGAGGACCAACATCCCCGGAAACCCCAGGAACCCAGACCAGAGCCTTGCCCAGAGCCACTGCCCTGCCGAGTCTGGCCTCTGCCTGTCGCCTGTACTTTTTACCTATACATGGGGAAAAGTATTGTGCCTGGGGACAGTTGAGAGGATGGGGTGTGCTGAagtcccctccccatccccaccctccacACACTTCAGCCCTGAGGAGGCTGAGGCAGGCATTGAGTGGCTAGAGCCACTGTCAGTATTGGCAGGGTGGGCCCGTGAGTCCCCAGGCCAGGCTTGACTGGTTTTCCCAGGCGGGGCTGCCCCCCACCTCTGATTCTCTGCAGCATCTTGTAAATGCCAAATGGGGTAGGAGGTATGTGTCCATGGGATGGGGTCACTGTGGACAGGGGTCCTAGAGGTCTCCCATTCATCAGCCTCCGTGTGTCCCCTGTCCTAAGGACTCCTTCCCTGGCCATCTGATGCTGCCTCCCTCTCTTGCAGGTTTTGTACATCAGGAAGAAGAAGAGGTAACTCCCTGGCTGCCCCCAAGACCGAAGCCTATGGGCTGTGCTGGGCTGGACTCTAGGGATGCGGGTGGGGAAGGAGAGTCCTCCCACCATGAAGGTCCCTCTCCCTAGTCAGGGAGTCAGGGTCCCTCCTGCCCACTCAGGATTGGGGGTGACCACTTTCCCTTGGGGAGAGCTGAGCCACCCTTGCCCTGCTGCCATTGACTCCCCTTTCCCTACCCCAGGCCCCCCAGAGGCTGTGGACCACACAAGCCCCTGGCTTAGGCAGTCCCCATGCCCCCCACGGATGACAGCTCTGTGACCCTTGGCCCCATCTGGTCCCAGGAATGGGTAACTCTCCCTCCCAGGCCACCCATCCGAGGGGCAGAAATGTGCGCAGAAATGTCTTTCACTGAATCCCAGGGAACAATTTAGGACCATAAATAGGACTGTGTCTGTGGATCCGCAGGCAGGGCCTGGAGGgctggtgggaggggaagggcctGCTCGGCCCCCAGCattctctgcccccacccccaggctggaGAAGCTACGCCACCAGCTCATGCCTATGTACAACTTCGACCCCACGGAGGAGCAAGACGAACTGGAGCAGGAGCTGCTGGAGCATGGGCGGGACGCTGCCTCCGTGCAGGCCGCCGCCGCTGGGCAGGCCATGCAGGGCAAGGTGGGCGCtggcaggctcctccacccagccCGCAGGCCACTCATGGCTCTCCCGCCCCACCCTCTCTCCTTTCCCGGTCAGCTTTCTAACACCTGCCGTGTGGTCAGGTGGCAGCTATATGGGCTTTGTCAGGTTGGATTAGAAACAGGTAGAATTGCTCCTTGGCCCCCCACAGACCACTGCACAGCCAGGCCGGGGCAGCCTTGGGGTCCAGCCGGCTCTGCCCCTGATCACCTGGTCACCTGGGAAGGTCCattggcctctctgagcctcagttttctcatctgcaagtgAAAAAAATACCCTGATTCTTGCCTTGGGTGCACCCTTGAAACTAgggggaaggcaggagggaatgTTGGGAGGCTGagaccctgggttcctctgctTCCTATCGCATGCTGAGCGAGTTTTCACTGGGGTCAGATTCTGGCACCTCTGAGTAGAACAGTGGGTTCCCAGTAACTGGCAGACCCCAGGCAGGTGCAGACCCTGGGCAGATACCTCCCGTATCCACAGAGTCAGGTACCTGTGTGGTTATCCTGCTAGAGGCACTGGGCTGCCCAGCCACTTGCCAGCAGTCCCTGAGATGTCCGGGGGCCAGAGCCCCATGGAGAGACCTGGCCTCTCTGGACCGTGATGCCTGTTTGCATCCCTCCTGGCCTTGATCCCGCAGATTGCTAAGGAGTCTAGCCCCACAGAGGCAGCTTTGGGAGACTGGATTCAGGAAGAGTGGAGACTGGGAGTCAGAGACCCTCTGGTTTGGCTACCAGTTCTGTGTACCTGGATCAGGACTCACACCCCTTTGAGATATTCAGAATATTGGGCTGAGAATCTCTGCCCACCCAACTCTTGGGACGACTGACCATTTGACAGTCATTTCCTGTGCACCCCCTTGTGCCAGCCCTTGTGCTGCAGCTTTGGGGCTTGGGGTACAGAGGTGAGCCCCCTCTGCTGGGAGAAGGCGGTACCTGTGTAATTAATCCTGGGACCCCAGGGAAAGTGCTGCCTCTGGCTGAGAAGGTAAGACGAGCTGGGGATGGCTGTCAGGAGGAGTCATGGGAGGCATCACTTGAGTCAGGTCATATTTCTTGGCTGAGCTTATgggagggcattccaggcagaaggcatAGTGGGTGCCAAGTGCAAGTAAGCAGCAGAGGGTGAAGGTGACTGGGTAAGAGAGGGCCTGGCCTCAGTCAAGGTTCCTGATGCCCCGACTGTCTCTGTGCAGACCACGCTCCCCTCTCAGGGCCCAGTGCAGAGGCCCAGTCGGCTGGTGTTCACCGATGTGGCCAATGCCATCCACGCATGAGTAGCCGGTGGATGGGCCTGGACCTCTGATGAAGACATCCACTGCAGTGCCCACAAAGCCACCCACTCCAAGATCACTAAGACCGACTCTCAGGACCTGTTCTGAGGACCCAGCTGCTGACTCTCCAGGCTCTAAAAGGGGCCTCCCCAGTGCCCCCCGGCCAGGAGGAGGTCTGTCCATATGACGGGGATCCATGAGGTCTTCCAGCCACCCCTCCCCGTTGGCCGGCTATGGGCTAGGTCCAAGCTCGGGGGAGAGCTGCGAGGGAGGGGAGACGGGGGAGCAGGCGCGGAGGGACGCGGGGCCAGATCCTCAGCAAGGCCCCCTGCATGTACATCACCGTGCCCACCTGCAGACGCGCGCCTGGGCGAGCACGGCGGGCAGGATGGAGACCCCCGCACTGGCTCCACCTCCCACTGACCCCCACCCCAAGGCGCGTAGAGGACCATCAAGCGGGCCACCCCTTCTCTGCCATCAGCGTTCAGGGACTTGCGGGAGAGGAGAAGCGGAGCCAAGGGTCCACTGCCCACCGCGTCTCTTCACTGGGCTCTACGAGCCAGTAACCAGCTTCGGGAACAATCCCCTTGTCTTAGTGTTTATTGCGGATCCAGGGTTGGGGGTAGAGGCTGCCGGTCTGGGGGCAGCGGTCACGGGTTGCAAGATCTGACTGCCTGAAACAGGGTGGGGATGGCCCCTTGCGAAACAGAAGAGACCTAGTCTGGGCTTTGATCACCTTTGGTCTGCCCACCCTGTACCCCGAAGGAATTTTGCCAGTCTGGGGCATCTGGGTCAAGCCAGACCCCAAGAACCTGGCGTGGCTCCGCAGGGCACGCATGCGCACAGGAGCATGCCTGCGCCCCGTCTTGCCCAGCCTCGTCGCCGCTGTCCTCCGCTGGTTGGAGCGGACGCGAAGGCGGCAGGTACGAACCCTCTGTTGGACAAATACCACCCTCAGGATGTGAGGGCCTAGGAGGCCTTCGTGGGGAAGGTTCTGGatttatttcctcctctagatGCTATAAATACGTTAGCATTGGAGCCAACTGGAGGGCTGCGGGTAATTTGGGATGCGCAGAAACTGTAATTTAACTCACAGCATCTCC contains these protein-coding regions:
- the C22H3orf18 gene encoding uncharacterized protein C3orf18 homolog isoform X1 codes for the protein MDSRIPSARGWISSRPPTSESDLEPASDGPASETTTLSPEATSFNDTRIPDVAGGTAGVGTMLLSFGIITVIGLTVAMVLYIRKKKRLEKLRHQLMPMYNFDPTEEQDELEQELLEHGRDAASVQAAAAGQAMQGKVGAGRLLHPARRPLMALPPHPLSFPGQLSNTCRVVRWQLYGLCQVGLETGRIAPWPPTDHCTARPGQPWGPAGSAPDHLVTWEGPLASLSLSFLICK
- the C22H3orf18 gene encoding uncharacterized protein C3orf18 homolog isoform X2, whose translation is MDSRIPSARGWISSRPPTSESDLEPASDGPASETTTLSPEATSFNDTRIPDVAGGTAGVGTMLLSFGIITVIGLTVAMVLYIRKKKRLEKLRHQLMPMYNFDPTEEQDELEQELLEHGRDAASVQAAAAGQAMQGKTTLPSQGPVQRPSRLVFTDVANAIHA